AGCCCCATTTCTCTACAATCCCAAACTTAACCATAGCACGGAAGATGACTAAAGAACAATTCGAAAAAGCAGAAAAGGAATGGAAAAATGAGGCGTTCGATTCCAGTTTTGAAGTTAGGTCAATGAGGCTTTTAAAGAGAGTAAACGACAAATACCATATTGTTAAAGATATTCACTTTACAGGCGACGGGGCATTTGACATTCAACCAGTCTAGTTTTAAAAATTTATAAGCGAAAGCCGCTACAGCTAGTACCTGTAGCGGCTTTCGCTTTAGTTAGATCCCTAATGTTGACAAACAATTATCCAGTATAGTCATCAGATAATCCATTGTTTCATCAAGGCAGGAATCCTTACTTGGTGTTAACAAGATTAACCCAAAGTTAACCTAGTTCTATTTTTTAATTACTTCTGAATCGAGTTAGTTCTATACGCAAAAAACCAACTCACAGACTCATGTATTGCCTTGAATTTCAATCAATTCTAAAATAAATAAATATGAGACAAAAACTACAAGTATTTCTTTTTCTGTTCTTGTGGAGTGCAATAGTCTTTGCACAAAATAAGAAAACAGTGACAGGGGTTGTGAGTGACAAAAGCAACCAACCATTACCCGCTGTAAGTATATCATTGGTAGGGTCTACCATTGGAACTACGACAAACATTGATGGTAAATTCAGCATTTCAGTTCCTGAAAATGCTAAATTAAGCTTTAGCTACATAGGCTTTCATACAAGGACGATTACAATTGGAAATAACACAACTATTAATGTAACGCTCGAAGAAGATGATAAGGCATTAGGAGAAGTAGTAGTAACCGCTTTGGGTATTAAACGCGAACAAAAATCTCTCGGCTATGCCGCTCAACCAGTAAAAGGTGATGATATTACAAAAGCTGCTCCGGTAGACTTGGCCCAAGGATTAATGGGAAAAGTAGCCGGCTTGAACATTTCAACCGGCAATGGTTTAAGTGATGCTTCTTCACGCATTGTAATTCGTGGTAACAATAGTTTGTTCGGTAACAACCAGCCTCTTATAGTAGTGGATGGGGCCATTATGGACAACAAACCGTTGGATCAATCTAATACCAACAGTTCTGACCTTTCTACGCAAAAGGATTGGGGTAACTACCTGAGTTACTTAAATATGGACAATATCGAAAACGTATCTGTTTTAAAGGGTCCTAATGCTGCTGCTTTATATGGAGCAAGAGGTGCAAATGGTGTAATCTTAATCACCACTAAAAAAGGTGCCCCTAAAAAAGGAATGGGTATTGATTACAGTTATACCACGAACTTCACAGATGTTTACCGTTTTCAGGATTTACAAAATCAATACGGGGGAGGATCTGTAGCAGGTTTAGTTACAGCAAATCCTCAACTGCCTAAAAATAGTGCTGGAGAATACTTCTTACCTACTTTATACGGTGGCAGCAGCTATGCTACCGGAGGTTCAGGAATTCCATATTACCATGGGGTAATACCAAACACAGGCGGCAAGAATGCTTATCAAATTTTTAGCTGGTTCGGTGCGGGTGCTTCTTGGGGACCAAAGATGGAGGGCCAAATGGTTAGATGGTGGGATGGACAAATGCGTGCTTATTCACCTCAACCAAATAACCGCGAATTCTACTATAACACAGGTTCGGAGAAAACACATAACGTAGCTTTCAATACAGCTAACGATTTTGGAACACTTCGTTTATCGGCATCTACTTCACAAAGTGATGCGGTTATTGATAATGTAAACAATAAAAAAACCAGTTTTTCACTGGGTTCTACAGTTAAAATTTCTAAAATGCTTAGTGCTGAGCTTTCTGCTTCTTATAACCAAGCTTTTAGATTGAATACTGCTGACGTAGGAAGTAACAACTCATGGTCGAAGTTTTCGACTTACGGAATGTCAAGAGAATACCAACCATTAGAAAAAAATGTTTTCATTAATCCTGACGGTTCTAAATTCAGTTTTCCAAACACTTATCCTTACGCGGAATACGGTGTTGATTTGTTCTGGAATAAATATGATCAAAATCAGCGCTTATGGAGAGATGAGCTTGTTTCTACTGTTAAAGTAAATGCAGAAATCACTCCTTGGTTAAATGCATTTGCTCGTACTTCTGGTAACTTTATCGGAAACCGTTTTGAAACTACAAACAATACAACAAGTGCTGATCACTTAACGGGTGGAGTTTTTTCTAAAGAAGTAAACAAGAGTAAAGTCTTAAATACCGATTTAATGGCGACTTTACATAAAAATGACTTCTTATTCAAAGGGTTCAATGCAAGTTTGTCGGGAATGTACAATGAGTATTCAAATAATTTAGAAGGAGTTTATGCCTCTAATAACACCGGAAGCAATACCTTCAAAGTTCCTGATCTTTATACACTTTCAAACTATACTGACGTAACCAAAACTAGCTTTGCCGAAAAAAGATATGATGTTCAATCGAATTCACTTTTAGGCATTTTAAACCTAAGCTATAAGGATTACTTGTTCTTAGATCTTACAGGCAGAAATGATATAAACTCTACTTTGCCTAAAAACAACAACTCTTATTTTTATCCTTCAGCCAGTGCCGCTTTTATCTTTAGTGAAGCATTTGACTTAGGTAAAGTAAAAGATGTGCTTTCTTATGGTAAATTAAGAGTTGCATACGGAAAAAGCGCTAATGCTGCCGAGCCTTATATGTTAGATGCAACCTATACTGTAGGAACATTCGGAGGACAGGCTACTAATTCATTACCTGGTACTGTCCCGCCAACAGACCTCCGTTTCCAAACCTCCAAATCAATTGAGGTTGGAACTAACTTAGGGTTCTTAAACGACAGAATAAACCTTGATTTTACCTATTATGATATTATATCTGAGCACCAGATTATGACTTCTGCATTGTCAAGCACATCAGGATCAGCAAATATCACATTTAACTCAGGTGCATTGAGAAACAGGGGAATTGAATTTATTGTGAATGCAAACCCTTACAAGACAAAAGACTTCACATGGAATATTTCTTTAAACGGAGCTAAAAATGACAACTTCGTTGAATCATTACCTACAGGTATTCTAAATCAAACAATTGCTTCAGTATTTGGAAATCAAGGAGCATTTATGAAAGTTGCTGTAGGTGAAAAATACGGAACTATTTACGGTACCGATTTTAAACGCGATGCACAGGGTAATAAGTTGGTTAAAAACGAGAAAGATGTTAGCGGTAATGTAATAGGTACCACATATGTTGTAACAACCGATCCTGTAGCTATTGGTAATGCCGCACCTAAATTAACCGGAGGCATGGGTAATACGTTTAAATACAAACAATTCAGCTTGTATGGTTTAATTGACTTTAAATATGGTGGCGATATTTATTCATTTGATCATGCTACAGCAATGGGTAACGGTCTAGCCCCTGAAACTCTTGTTGAAAGAAATGGTGGAGGTTTACCTTACACTTTCCCTGATGGAACCAAAGCGAATGTGGGTGTAATTTTGGAAGGTTTTAACGTGGATGACAATAAAATAAATGACCGCGTAGTTAACCCAATGTATAAATATGCAGGTAGCTATGCCGCTTGGTCTGATTTAAATAGACCAAGAAGTTTATCGGTTTTTGAAAACTCTTGGGTGAAACTTCGTGAGGTTGCCTTAACGTATGATTTGCCTCAAAATTTAATAGGCAAAACCAAATTTGTTCAAGGTTTATCTCTGTCATTGATCGGTCGTAACTTATGTTACTTATATACAACCCTTCCGGATCATTTGAACCCTGAAGCTGTAATGGGAACAGGTAATGGTCAAGGCTTGCAGTGGTCGTCATTCCCAAGCATGAGAACTTTTGGAGTAAGTTTAAAAGCCAAATTTTAATTACTAATCAGTTAACAGTATGAAATTTAATTATAAAAAGAATATAAAAGCTCCATTGATTGGTTTATCAATGGTAATCGGACTGTCTTCGTGTCAAAAAGATTTTGGAGATATTAATAAATCATGGAATAGTACGTCATATGTTGCAACAATCCCTGCTATGTATAATAATATAGCATCGACTATGTTGGAATCAGGTCAATCTCGTACTATCGTTTCTTCATTCTTGTACCAAAACACCCAATTGGCTGCTAATTTTGCAACTTCCGGATTTCGATTGGACGATCAAGTTGGGACACTTTGGAACAATTATTATTTCGCGTTGGCAAATGCACGAAAGTTGGAGGTAATGATTGATGAAGATATTAGAGCTCCGAAAATGACCAATGTCAAGGCCATGCTTAAAACACTAATGGCCTATAAAGCTTTAAAAACAACCCAGCTTTTTGGAGATATGCCTTACACTCAAGCTGGAAAAGTATATAGCGGTCCTGATTTTTACCGTCCGGTTTATGATAAACAAGCTGATATTTTCGCAGGGGCAATTGCTGATTTAAAATGGGCTATTGACAATTTTTCAACTAATGCTGATCAGGTATCTTTAGGAGCTAGTGAGAATATTTTCAATGGAGATATCGCTACTTGGATTAAGTTCGCCAACTCGTTGCGCTTAAGATACGCAATGGCTATTCGTGACAAGAACGCTACTTTGGCTGATCCTATTATTGCGGAAGCCTTAACCAAACCATTGCTAGTCCCTGGCGACAATTTGGGTATGTATCCAAGTAAAGTCACCAATTTAGTTTTGGATCGATCGGGATCATATAGAGGTAATAATAATATTGTGCGCATGGGAAGTACCATGTGGAGCGCAATGTCGAGCTCTAATGCTACTGATGGTTCAGGTATCTATGATTTAAGATGTAAAATTTTCTTTGAGCCAAATAAAGCTGGTCAATGGGTTCCTTATCCTCAAGCTCCAACGGGAACTACCACTCCTGAAATAAACGGAGATGGTCCATACCAAGCATCAAGAACAACAACTTGGGTGACACCGGCTAACTATTTATATTCGCCGCTAAACTACTATTATATAGCTGATAAAACATTCCCTGATTTGTTTATCACAGCAGCTGAAGTTAGCTTCTTAAAAGCTGAGATTTATAACAGAGGTATTGCCGGTATTACTGCGAACCCTGCAACGGCAAAAGCATTTTATGAAGAAGGTATTGCCGAATCAGTTAAGTTTTGGTATAAAACTGCCAACAGTTCTACAATTTGGGCAGTAAATAAACCCGCTGCAGCTCCAACTGCCGCTGAACTTACGGCTATGTTGACTAATCCGGCTGTAGCCTATTCAGCAACACCTGCAACGGCACTCGCACAAATTTACAAACAAAACTGGATTGCTCTTTTTCACCAGCCTTTTGAAGCATGGATGCTGCAACGCAGAACTGGAGCTACTCCAAATGTTCAACTTTCTCCAGATAGTCATGTGTTGAATATGAATAAATTGAATTATCCGGCATCGGAAAGTTCAACTAACTTCGACAATTGGAAAGCAGTTACCGGGGGGACTAATGATATGTCTGTTAAGCCTTGGTTTATGAAATAAACAATGCTAAAACAATAATAAACAGCCGCCTCAAAATGAGCGGCTGTTTATTTTGTTAAAAGAATCTCCACATTTTAAATCTCTTTGTTTTCAAGCAGCTCTTGGACGGATTGAAAAGTTTCTTTCTAAATCAATCGTTTTCATGTTATCCTATAATTTATTAGAAAGTACTTTTAACAACTCCCTCAGCCCTTCAATAGAGCCCTATCCCCCCTTTGATTTTAAATCTATCCCACCTCCTACCTGATCTGATTTAGCTTTTACATAAACCTACCTACCTATTCAGCTAAACTCACCTCCCTTAACCTAAACAGGCTTAGCCTTTACATAAACCTACTCACCCCAAAACCCAAACCGAGTTAACCTTTTCCTAAAGCAACTTCGCCTTAGAAGTGGGTAAGTTTGGGTATTTCATTATTAGGTTTGGGTGGAAAGAGGGGAAAGTTAATTTTTTCTCGCTGCAGATTGTGGACTCTTTGCAAACGAGCGCTAGCGTGGTAGCGCATTGGAGCTCCACTAGCATCTTTAAAAAGCAAAACCCCAAACCTAAAGTCTGGGGTAGTTAAAACTTAAATAGTCTTTAAAATCCTTAATTAATGGGCAGCAGCTTTCTTTTTCATTTTATAAGCCACGAATTTAACCCTGGCCTCATCATTCTTCATTTTCTGAAGTAAAGTTTCGGCATCGGCCAGGTATTCATCATTATTCTTCTTCATCTCTTTGACAACGGCAGTTTGTTGTTTTATTGCCATCTTTTTATCGCCAAGGTTATACAATTCCATATTCATGGCGTTAGTATAGTAGAAAGAAGCTGGGCTTAGATCTTGAGCTTTTTTATACAACTTTATTGCTAACTCTTTATCCTGCTTTTGATAGGAAAGCTTTAAAAGTAGAGACGCATTGGATACACAACCCTGTGCTGCAGAAGCCGAATCGATTGATCGAACAGGTTCAGGTGCATTTTTATCGATAATAATAAAAGTACGATTTATGTTCGTAGTCTGATCAGCCGGCAAAACGAATCTGGTTATAAATTCGCGCCTTGCCTGTAAAAGTTGAATACTGTCATTTATTGCATTATAGATCTTCATTTTGGTTTCCAAAATCTTTTTATCTCTTTTCGATTCGTTCAATACAAAAGCACTCAGTTCAGCAATACACTTGTTTAACAGAACTACCTTATCAGCTTTCGACCATTTGTTACTTCCTATCAATTCGAAAGGTTTATCGAATTCTTTCATTAATTCACGGTCGAGATCAGCGGCTGAAAGACCATCCTTTTTGCACAGCAGGACATCTATTGTTTTATAGTTTTTAACCAGGTAATCATATACCTTAACACCTCCGTTAAAGTTTTCACCTAAAAAACACAATTGATCATTTGTAGGATGCTCTGAGATGTATTTATTCAAATACTGCTCTAAAGGCCGACTTACAGGAGACCGCTCAGCCTTTAAACGTTTTATATAGTTCTGTAGGAAGACCTCATCATAATTACCTGAATCAAATCTGGCAGTCATTTCCTTTATGCTGATTTCGGTTTTGCCTGAAAACTTTGCTAACATTTTGTCGGCTACATCTCCAAACGCTGAAGATGACATGGAACTTTTCGATTGCCCAATAAGGGACTCATCCGCCGGATTAATAAATAAATAGGTAGGATATGCCTTTACCTCGTATTTCTTGGCTAGGTCAATCCCTTCACCCTTTTCAGCATCTATTTTCACATTTATAAACCCTTTGTTGTATTTATCTCCAATTTCAGGTTTCGTAAACACCGTTGAAGCCATTACTTTACAGGGACCGCACCAACTGGTATAAACATCCACAAAAATGGGCT
Above is a window of Solitalea lacus DNA encoding:
- a CDS encoding SusC/RagA family TonB-linked outer membrane protein encodes the protein MRQKLQVFLFLFLWSAIVFAQNKKTVTGVVSDKSNQPLPAVSISLVGSTIGTTTNIDGKFSISVPENAKLSFSYIGFHTRTITIGNNTTINVTLEEDDKALGEVVVTALGIKREQKSLGYAAQPVKGDDITKAAPVDLAQGLMGKVAGLNISTGNGLSDASSRIVIRGNNSLFGNNQPLIVVDGAIMDNKPLDQSNTNSSDLSTQKDWGNYLSYLNMDNIENVSVLKGPNAAALYGARGANGVILITTKKGAPKKGMGIDYSYTTNFTDVYRFQDLQNQYGGGSVAGLVTANPQLPKNSAGEYFLPTLYGGSSYATGGSGIPYYHGVIPNTGGKNAYQIFSWFGAGASWGPKMEGQMVRWWDGQMRAYSPQPNNREFYYNTGSEKTHNVAFNTANDFGTLRLSASTSQSDAVIDNVNNKKTSFSLGSTVKISKMLSAELSASYNQAFRLNTADVGSNNSWSKFSTYGMSREYQPLEKNVFINPDGSKFSFPNTYPYAEYGVDLFWNKYDQNQRLWRDELVSTVKVNAEITPWLNAFARTSGNFIGNRFETTNNTTSADHLTGGVFSKEVNKSKVLNTDLMATLHKNDFLFKGFNASLSGMYNEYSNNLEGVYASNNTGSNTFKVPDLYTLSNYTDVTKTSFAEKRYDVQSNSLLGILNLSYKDYLFLDLTGRNDINSTLPKNNNSYFYPSASAAFIFSEAFDLGKVKDVLSYGKLRVAYGKSANAAEPYMLDATYTVGTFGGQATNSLPGTVPPTDLRFQTSKSIEVGTNLGFLNDRINLDFTYYDIISEHQIMTSALSSTSGSANITFNSGALRNRGIEFIVNANPYKTKDFTWNISLNGAKNDNFVESLPTGILNQTIASVFGNQGAFMKVAVGEKYGTIYGTDFKRDAQGNKLVKNEKDVSGNVIGTTYVVTTDPVAIGNAAPKLTGGMGNTFKYKQFSLYGLIDFKYGGDIYSFDHATAMGNGLAPETLVERNGGGLPYTFPDGTKANVGVILEGFNVDDNKINDRVVNPMYKYAGSYAAWSDLNRPRSLSVFENSWVKLREVALTYDLPQNLIGKTKFVQGLSLSLIGRNLCYLYTTLPDHLNPEAVMGTGNGQGLQWSSFPSMRTFGVSLKAKF
- a CDS encoding SusD/RagB family nutrient-binding outer membrane lipoprotein, translating into MKFNYKKNIKAPLIGLSMVIGLSSCQKDFGDINKSWNSTSYVATIPAMYNNIASTMLESGQSRTIVSSFLYQNTQLAANFATSGFRLDDQVGTLWNNYYFALANARKLEVMIDEDIRAPKMTNVKAMLKTLMAYKALKTTQLFGDMPYTQAGKVYSGPDFYRPVYDKQADIFAGAIADLKWAIDNFSTNADQVSLGASENIFNGDIATWIKFANSLRLRYAMAIRDKNATLADPIIAEALTKPLLVPGDNLGMYPSKVTNLVLDRSGSYRGNNNIVRMGSTMWSAMSSSNATDGSGIYDLRCKIFFEPNKAGQWVPYPQAPTGTTTPEINGDGPYQASRTTTWVTPANYLYSPLNYYYIADKTFPDLFITAAEVSFLKAEIYNRGIAGITANPATAKAFYEEGIAESVKFWYKTANSSTIWAVNKPAAAPTAAELTAMLTNPAVAYSATPATALAQIYKQNWIALFHQPFEAWMLQRRTGATPNVQLSPDSHVLNMNKLNYPASESSTNFDNWKAVTGGTNDMSVKPWFMK
- a CDS encoding thioredoxin family protein, which encodes MKKQILSFLLIINAMGAWAQGIEFEHTSWKEIVQKAKEQNKPIFVDVYTSWCGPCKVMASTVFTKPEIGDKYNKGFINVKIDAEKGEGIDLAKKYEVKAYPTYLFINPADESLIGQSKSSMSSSAFGDVADKMLAKFSGKTEISIKEMTARFDSGNYDEVFLQNYIKRLKAERSPVSRPLEQYLNKYISEHPTNDQLCFLGENFNGGVKVYDYLVKNYKTIDVLLCKKDGLSAADLDRELMKEFDKPFELIGSNKWSKADKVVLLNKCIAELSAFVLNESKRDKKILETKMKIYNAINDSIQLLQARREFITRFVLPADQTTNINRTFIIIDKNAPEPVRSIDSASAAQGCVSNASLLLKLSYQKQDKELAIKLYKKAQDLSPASFYYTNAMNMELYNLGDKKMAIKQQTAVVKEMKKNNDEYLADAETLLQKMKNDEARVKFVAYKMKKKAAAH